A part of bacterium genomic DNA contains:
- a CDS encoding PIN domain-containing protein gives MSSLIARILWILLGGWCGYLLAQSLGPRFQTHILGAMLGSLLAGLAVFLERLLKRYPLWALVGGASGLTLGLLLGRLIGSSVASTGALQGAEASLWSVAAMGFLGSLGWALGFRKGLDWPLRGDARILRPDISDNRLLLVDTSVIIDGRIVDVCASGFLGGALVIPQFVLKELQKIADSSDPLKRARGRRGLDVLRALQEQQKIHVRVVDREPSSGNSGDVDSLLVELAKELGCSLLTNDLNMHKVAELQGVKVLNLNQLAHALKPVVLPGEDLRVRVIKEGREEGQGIGYLEDGTMVVVDNGKRFLGRNVDAVVTSVIQTSAGRMIFTSPREDQDAHVQNGRG, from the coding sequence ATGTCCTCGCTCATTGCCCGCATTTTGTGGATTCTTTTGGGAGGCTGGTGCGGATATCTGCTGGCCCAATCGCTTGGTCCCCGATTTCAAACTCACATATTAGGAGCAATGTTGGGCAGCCTGCTGGCCGGCCTTGCGGTCTTTTTGGAAAGGTTACTGAAACGTTATCCCCTCTGGGCCCTGGTGGGCGGTGCCAGCGGTTTGACTCTGGGTCTGCTCCTGGGTAGGCTCATAGGCTCCAGTGTGGCCTCTACAGGAGCTTTGCAAGGGGCTGAGGCATCCCTGTGGAGCGTGGCCGCCATGGGTTTCCTGGGGTCGCTGGGATGGGCTCTCGGATTCCGCAAGGGCTTGGATTGGCCTCTGAGGGGGGATGCTCGCATTTTGAGGCCTGATATTTCAGACAACCGTCTGCTTCTTGTGGACACAAGCGTCATCATAGACGGCCGCATAGTGGATGTGTGCGCCAGCGGCTTTCTGGGGGGTGCTCTGGTCATTCCCCAGTTTGTGCTCAAGGAACTCCAAAAGATAGCGGATTCCTCAGATCCTCTTAAGAGGGCCAGGGGAAGAAGAGGTCTGGATGTTTTGAGAGCCCTGCAGGAACAGCAGAAGATTCATGTGCGTGTTGTGGACCGAGAGCCTTCCTCGGGAAACAGCGGGGATGTGGATAGCCTTCTGGTGGAGTTGGCCAAGGAGCTGGGTTGCTCCTTGCTGACCAATGACCTAAACATGCACAAGGTGGCAGAGCTGCAGGGGGTCAAAGTGCTCAACTTGAACCAATTGGCCCATGCCCTTAAGCCAGTGGTTCTGCCAGGGGAAGATCTGAGGGTGAGGGTCATCAAGGAGGGCCGGGAGGAAGGCCAGGGTATAGGTTACCTGGAAGACGGAACAATGGTGGTAGTGGACAATGGAAAGCGTTTCCTGGGTAGAAACGTGGATGCAGTGGTAACAAGCGTCATACAAACCTCTGCGGGCCGGATGATCTTTACCTCCCCCAGGGAGGATCAGGATGCGCATGTGCAAAATGGACGCGGGTAG
- the ispD gene encoding 2-C-methyl-D-erythritol 4-phosphate cytidylyltransferase, whose translation MAAIIPAAGEGRRMGAPLEKQFLQLEGMPILLHTLKAFESSSHVHGIVVVVPSARLELVRETILKQCKISKLKALVAGGPHRQDSVRLGLEALGPEWDMVVVHDGARPLVEQDLIARCVEAAAVHGAAIAAVPATDTVKEVDSDGFVVRTLPRNRLWMVQTPQVFRYTWILRAHQEAQKNGFLGTDDASLVERLGHKVKIVQGSYENIKVTTKADLKVAGDILASKGGARP comes from the coding sequence GTGGCAGCTATCATACCGGCCGCAGGGGAAGGCCGGCGCATGGGAGCTCCGCTGGAGAAACAGTTCCTCCAGCTGGAAGGTATGCCCATCTTATTGCACACCCTCAAGGCCTTTGAATCCAGCTCCCATGTTCATGGCATAGTGGTGGTGGTCCCAAGTGCTCGCCTGGAGCTGGTCAGGGAAACAATCCTGAAGCAGTGCAAGATATCCAAGCTGAAGGCCCTTGTGGCAGGGGGCCCTCATAGGCAGGATTCGGTGCGATTGGGTCTGGAGGCTTTGGGACCTGAATGGGACATGGTTGTGGTGCACGATGGTGCTCGTCCCTTGGTGGAGCAGGACCTTATAGCCAGATGTGTGGAGGCGGCTGCTGTGCATGGAGCTGCTATTGCAGCAGTGCCGGCCACGGACACGGTCAAAGAAGTGGACTCAGATGGATTCGTTGTGAGGACCCTTCCCAGGAACAGGCTCTGGATGGTACAGACCCCACAGGTTTTTCGTTACACCTGGATCTTGAGGGCTCACCAGGAGGCCCAAAAAAACGGTTTTTTGGGAACTGACGATGCCTCCCTGGTGGAAAGGCTGGGACACAAGGTAAAGATCGTCCAGGGCTCCTACGAGAATATCAAGGTCACCACCAAGGCAGATCTAAAAGTGGCAGGCGATATCCTGGCTTCAAAGGGGGGCGCTAGGCCGTGA
- the ispF gene encoding 2-C-methyl-D-erythritol 2,4-cyclodiphosphate synthase codes for MKYRVGQGYDVHPWAEGRPLVLGGVEIPHDHGLKGHSDADVLLHAVCDALLGAMAMGDIGTHFPDKDPAYKGISSLLLLEKVARMLKDAGWRVSNLDATVVAERPRLAPYIPLMRERIAEVLGIEVDRVSVKATTSERLGFVGRQEGAASQAVVLLEQDGEI; via the coding sequence GTGAAGTACCGTGTAGGTCAGGGTTATGACGTCCATCCCTGGGCAGAGGGAAGACCCCTGGTACTGGGAGGAGTGGAGATTCCCCATGATCATGGTCTCAAGGGCCACTCGGATGCAGACGTGTTGTTGCATGCCGTTTGTGACGCCCTCTTGGGGGCCATGGCCATGGGCGACATAGGCACGCATTTTCCTGACAAAGATCCTGCTTATAAGGGAATATCCAGCCTGCTTCTGCTCGAGAAGGTGGCCAGAATGCTTAAAGACGCAGGCTGGAGGGTGAGCAACCTGGATGCCACCGTGGTGGCTGAACGCCCCAGGCTGGCCCCGTACATACCCCTCATGAGGGAGCGAATTGCAGAAGTTTTGGGCATAGAAGTGGACAGGGTTAGTGTCAAGGCCACAACCAGCGAGAGGCTGGGCTTCGTGGGGAGGCAAGAGGGGGCGGCTTCACAGGCAGTGGTTCTTCTGGAGCAAGACGGTGAGATCTGA